The following proteins are encoded in a genomic region of Enterocloster clostridioformis:
- a CDS encoding DUF2953 domain-containing protein encodes MIHILLVILKIMGIVLLVILGLLLGILLAVLFIPVRYKAEGNYHGQLLLSVCATWFFHILVFGAVYEGEGMACSLKVLGFRLWHNGEKDPARDLEDGLETILGDEEQSLYEELQQDEEHYRKAQEEHRKTDTDGRADDGRSREKQSNDGQSGGKQAHGTQFHGEHVGGQDTNRRESRAEEDKTGPEPDKQGSGVMEKIKGIAARISRSIRHILGKLKFSFEKICDKLKGIREFVLEKKVWLEDEKNQASLRLLYRQTKLLLKHLWPRKGRCTVTFGFDDPYTTGQVLQAASLIYPFYHRQLFLYPVFDEKILDAEGSLRGRIRLSVILWLVLQVLFDGHTRRMLKGFLK; translated from the coding sequence ATGATTCATATTCTGCTTGTAATATTGAAGATAATGGGTATTGTTCTTCTGGTCATCCTGGGGCTGCTGCTTGGCATTCTCCTGGCAGTGCTGTTCATACCTGTAAGGTATAAGGCAGAGGGAAATTACCACGGACAGCTGCTGCTGTCGGTCTGCGCCACCTGGTTTTTCCATATTCTGGTATTCGGGGCTGTCTATGAAGGCGAAGGCATGGCGTGCAGTCTCAAGGTTCTGGGCTTCCGGCTGTGGCACAATGGGGAAAAGGATCCTGCCCGGGATTTGGAGGACGGTCTGGAGACCATACTGGGAGATGAAGAACAGTCTCTGTATGAGGAACTCCAGCAGGATGAAGAGCATTACAGGAAGGCTCAGGAGGAACACAGGAAGACCGATACGGATGGACGGGCCGATGACGGCCGGTCACGGGAGAAACAATCGAATGACGGCCAGTCCGGCGGGAAACAGGCTCATGGCACACAATTCCATGGGGAACACGTGGGAGGGCAGGACACCAACCGGAGGGAAAGCCGGGCAGAGGAAGATAAAACAGGGCCTGAGCCTGACAAACAGGGGTCCGGCGTCATGGAAAAAATAAAAGGCATCGCAGCCCGTATCAGCCGGTCAATCAGACATATACTGGGAAAACTTAAGTTTTCTTTTGAGAAAATTTGTGATAAGCTTAAAGGAATCAGGGAATTTGTTCTGGAGAAGAAAGTCTGGCTGGAGGATGAAAAGAACCAGGCATCCTTAAGGCTCCTTTACAGGCAGACAAAACTTCTCCTCAAACATCTGTGGCCCAGAAAAGGCAGGTGCACCGTCACCTTCGGGTTTGACGACCCCTATACCACGGGGCAGGTGCTTCAGGCCGCAAGCCTTATCTACCCATTTTACCACAGGCAGCTTTTTTTGTACCCGGTATTTGATGAGAAAATACTGGACGCAGAGGGGAGTCTGAGGGGGAGAATACGGTTATCCGTAATCCTTTGGCTGGTACTCCAGGTC
- a CDS encoding competence/damage-inducible protein A, whose product MTVELISVGTEILMGNIVNSNTQFLAEKCAMLGFDLFFQVTVGDNYDRMMSVVRQGLSRSDILILTGGLGPTEDDLTKEVCADAFGVPLEEDAHTREHLTEFFRNNIYRHIPENNWKMATVPRGAVVLDNANGIAPGLILEKDGKTVILLPGPPNELYPMFNGQVFPYLQQKQNAVLVSSMVKICGYGESQVEDMLLDLIDAQTNPTIATYAKTAEVHLRITARAGSRKEGLALIAPVEKEIKDRFKEAVFTTDEQVSLEMAVADLLKQNHLTMCTAESCTGGMIAARMVNVPGVSDVFMEGMVTYSNEAKMRLLGVREDTLKAWGAVSEETAREMAEGGVKASGTDLCVATTGIAGPDGGTDEKPVGLVYMACCLRGKTCVRRYQFKGNREKVREQAMMKSLDLARLCILGKS is encoded by the coding sequence ATGACAGTGGAACTTATATCCGTGGGAACTGAAATTCTTATGGGAAATATTGTAAACAGCAACACTCAATTCCTGGCGGAAAAATGCGCCATGCTTGGATTCGATCTGTTTTTCCAGGTCACGGTGGGGGATAATTATGACAGGATGATGTCCGTGGTGCGCCAGGGACTTTCACGCTCTGACATTCTCATACTGACAGGAGGCCTGGGTCCAACAGAGGATGATTTGACAAAGGAGGTCTGTGCCGATGCCTTCGGCGTGCCTTTGGAGGAGGACGCCCATACCAGAGAGCATCTGACCGAATTCTTCAGGAATAATATTTACAGGCACATTCCGGAAAACAACTGGAAGATGGCCACGGTCCCCCGGGGAGCGGTGGTGTTGGACAATGCCAACGGCATAGCTCCGGGCCTGATTCTGGAAAAGGACGGCAAGACCGTTATCCTGCTTCCGGGACCTCCCAATGAACTGTACCCCATGTTTAACGGACAGGTGTTCCCCTATCTTCAGCAAAAGCAGAACGCGGTGCTGGTATCCAGTATGGTGAAAATCTGCGGATACGGCGAAAGCCAGGTAGAGGATATGCTTCTGGACCTGATTGACGCCCAGACAAATCCCACCATTGCCACCTACGCAAAGACGGCGGAGGTGCATTTAAGGATTACTGCCAGGGCGGGAAGCCGAAAGGAGGGGCTGGCCCTCATTGCGCCTGTGGAGAAGGAGATAAAAGACCGTTTTAAGGAAGCTGTATTCACCACGGATGAGCAGGTGAGTCTTGAGATGGCAGTGGCGGATTTGTTGAAACAGAATCATCTGACCATGTGTACTGCCGAGTCCTGTACCGGAGGCATGATAGCGGCCAGAATGGTGAATGTGCCCGGAGTATCCGACGTGTTTATGGAAGGCATGGTAACATATTCAAATGAAGCCAAAATGCGCCTTCTGGGAGTACGTGAGGACACCTTAAAAGCCTGGGGCGCTGTCAGTGAAGAGACTGCCAGGGAGATGGCGGAGGGCGGAGTGAAGGCCAGCGGTACTGACCTCTGTGTGGCCACCACCGGCATAGCGGGCCCTGACGGCGGTACGGATGAAAAGCCTGTTGGTCTGGTGTACATGGCCTGCTGCCTGAGGGGAAAGACCTGCGTCAGGAGATACCAGTTTAAGGGCAACCGTGAAAAGGTGCGGGAACAGGCCATGATGAAGTCTCTGGACCTGGCGCGCCTTTGCATACTGGGTAAGAGTTAA
- the pgsA gene encoding CDP-diacylglycerol--glycerol-3-phosphate 3-phosphatidyltransferase: protein MNLPNKLTIIRVCLIPFFAAALLIDHGNNYTMRIVANVLFIAASLTDLFDGKIARKYNLVTNFGKFMDPLADKLLVCSALICLIELGQLPAWVVIIIISREFIISGFRLVAADNGVVIAASYWGKFKTTFQMTAVILLIFNIPALTLVTNMVVVIAVALTIISLVDYVAKNIKILTEGGM, encoded by the coding sequence ATGAATCTGCCCAATAAACTGACGATTATAAGAGTGTGTTTGATTCCGTTTTTTGCTGCGGCCCTGCTGATCGACCATGGCAATAACTATACCATGCGTATTGTGGCAAATGTGCTGTTCATTGCGGCCAGTCTCACGGATCTGTTTGACGGCAAGATTGCCAGGAAGTATAATCTGGTGACCAACTTTGGTAAATTCATGGACCCCCTGGCAGACAAGCTGCTGGTTTGTTCCGCGCTGATTTGCCTGATTGAGCTGGGACAGCTCCCTGCCTGGGTTGTCATCATCATCATCAGCCGCGAATTCATCATCAGCGGATTCCGTCTGGTGGCGGCGGACAACGGCGTGGTCATTGCAGCCAGCTACTGGGGCAAATTTAAGACCACCTTCCAGATGACGGCTGTCATCCTGCTGATATTCAATATTCCGGCTCTGACGCTGGTGACCAACATGGTGGTTGTCATTGCAGTTGCCCTGACCATTATATCCCTGGTGGATTATGTGGCAAAGAATATCAAAATCCTGACAGAGGGAGGCATGTAG
- the rimO gene encoding 30S ribosomal protein S12 methylthiotransferase RimO, with protein sequence MENIKLFCVSLGCDKNLVDTEKMLGLLNGQGIIFTDDETEADVILINTCCFIGDAKEESVNTILEMARYKEEGNLKALLVAGCLAQRYKQEILDEIPEVDAILGTTSYEEVAKVLEQVLMGSSGIHLSCFRDLSELPQVEARRVVTTGGHYAFLKIAEGCDKRCTYCIIPYLRGPYRSVPIEQLVAEAGQLAEAGVKELILVAQETTLYGKDLYGEKCLPRLLKELAKIPGICWIRIQYCYPEEITDELIETIRTEEKVCNYLDIPIQHASDRILKRMGRRTNKEELMERIGKLRREIPDIAIRTTLISGFPGETESDHEELMDFVNEMEFERLGVFAYSAEEDTPAFSYPDQVPEEVKEERRDEIMELQQDIAFEHCESMVGRVLTVLIEGKVVDEPAYVGRTYMDAPNVDGLIFVNGDVELMSGDFVRVKVTGAAEYDLIGEVYDESAQ encoded by the coding sequence TGTAATACTGATCAACACCTGCTGTTTTATCGGGGATGCCAAGGAGGAGAGCGTCAACACCATCCTGGAAATGGCCCGGTATAAGGAGGAGGGGAACTTAAAGGCCCTTCTGGTGGCTGGATGTCTGGCCCAGAGATATAAGCAGGAAATTCTGGATGAGATACCTGAGGTGGATGCTATCCTTGGGACCACTTCCTATGAAGAGGTGGCAAAGGTGCTGGAGCAGGTGCTCATGGGAAGTTCAGGCATCCACCTCTCCTGTTTCCGCGATTTGAGCGAGCTTCCCCAGGTGGAAGCCAGGCGGGTGGTCACCACCGGCGGCCATTACGCCTTTCTGAAAATCGCGGAAGGCTGTGACAAGCGATGTACTTATTGTATCATCCCCTATTTAAGGGGCCCCTACCGCAGCGTCCCCATAGAGCAGCTGGTGGCGGAGGCCGGGCAGCTGGCGGAGGCAGGGGTGAAAGAGCTGATTCTGGTGGCGCAGGAAACCACTCTTTACGGCAAGGATCTTTATGGGGAGAAATGTCTTCCGAGACTTCTTAAGGAGCTGGCAAAGATTCCGGGTATCTGCTGGATTCGTATTCAGTACTGTTATCCGGAGGAAATCACGGATGAGCTCATAGAGACCATCCGGACAGAGGAAAAGGTGTGCAACTACCTGGATATACCCATCCAGCATGCCAGTGACCGGATCCTTAAGCGTATGGGACGCAGGACCAACAAGGAAGAACTGATGGAGCGCATCGGAAAACTCAGGCGGGAGATTCCGGACATTGCCATCCGGACCACTCTGATTTCAGGCTTTCCGGGAGAGACTGAGAGTGATCATGAGGAACTGATGGACTTTGTCAATGAGATGGAGTTTGAGCGTCTGGGAGTATTTGCTTATTCCGCTGAGGAGGACACACCGGCCTTCTCTTATCCCGACCAGGTGCCGGAGGAGGTGAAGGAGGAGCGCAGGGACGAGATCATGGAGCTGCAGCAGGACATCGCGTTTGAACACTGTGAGAGCATGGTAGGCAGGGTGCTTACGGTCCTCATAGAAGGAAAGGTGGTGGACGAGCCGGCCTATGTGGGACGGACTTACATGGACGCGCCGAATGTGGACGGTCTGATATTTGTGAACGGGGATGTGGAACTGATGTCAGGCGACTTTGTGAGGGTCAAGGTAACAGGAGCCGCTGAATATGATTTGATAGGAGAGGTGTATGATGAATCTGCCCAATAA